In Reichenbachiella agarivorans, one genomic interval encodes:
- a CDS encoding TIGR02757 family protein: MITDRLKDFLDQKVELYNQPNFIPEDPICIPHAFRKKQDIEIAGLFAATLAWGLRKTIINKCKELLATMDNAPHDFVLNHTDSDLKALTAFKHRTFNATDTLYFIAYLKHHYTQHDSLEEAFISSLPNDTYTNLKHYHDRFFSLEYAPDRTKKHVSTPARKSACKRLNMYLRWMVRQDDQGVDFGIWKNLSPASLICPLDVHVQRTAIKLNLLQREQSDWQTASELTQQLRQLDPYDPVKYDFALFGLGVIEKF, from the coding sequence ATGATCACCGATAGACTCAAAGATTTCTTAGATCAGAAAGTAGAGCTATACAATCAGCCTAATTTCATTCCAGAAGACCCCATCTGTATTCCTCATGCTTTTAGAAAAAAACAGGACATTGAGATTGCTGGTCTTTTTGCGGCCACTTTGGCTTGGGGACTGAGGAAAACGATCATCAACAAGTGCAAAGAACTGTTAGCCACCATGGACAATGCTCCTCATGATTTTGTGCTAAACCATACCGACTCAGATCTCAAAGCACTTACTGCATTCAAGCACCGCACGTTCAATGCCACCGACACCCTCTATTTCATTGCCTATCTCAAACACCACTACACCCAACATGATTCATTGGAAGAGGCGTTCATTTCTTCTTTGCCCAATGATACATACACCAATCTCAAACACTACCATGATCGATTTTTCAGCTTAGAATATGCACCAGACCGAACAAAGAAGCATGTTTCAACACCTGCACGCAAATCTGCATGCAAAAGACTCAACATGTATTTGCGATGGATGGTGAGGCAAGACGATCAGGGTGTAGATTTCGGCATTTGGAAGAACCTATCTCCTGCGAGTCTGATCTGTCCACTGGATGTACATGTACAGCGAACCGCGATCAAACTAAATCTGCTACAACGCGAACAAAGTGATTGGCAAACTGCCTCTGAATTGACCCAGCAACTACGACAATTAGACCCATATGACCCAGTCAAATATGACTTTGCCCTATTTGGTTTAGGTGTGATCGAGAAGTTTTAG
- a CDS encoding LysM peptidoglycan-binding domain-containing protein, translating to MEKIKGKKFIIHRVEPKETLYSISKRYDVEISEIEKYNPSIITGLKMYDELTIPYTKKKKDSTDTDLSESKTSAPQPSNQSSTHIVKTGETLFAISRNYQIPIDSIIRYNHLTSNNIGIGDTLLLKPEKSIKPVPKTAEVNTLPLNTATYHIVQPQETMFGISKQYGVTLDELTTWNQLQSYNLSIGQKLIVASGVPREEKAETKDPLLIPKKKKFALDTIYVKTDNSDIKTKSSVNEAGKTEIKQEGFVMEIEDTDHTSKYLALHKQAAVGTLILVQNQMNGKKVYVRVVGALPETGLNKNVMMRISHAAFVGLGGIDSKIPVLTQYTKE from the coding sequence ATGGAAAAAATCAAAGGAAAAAAATTCATCATTCACAGAGTAGAGCCCAAAGAAACCCTCTACTCAATCTCCAAACGATATGACGTAGAAATATCCGAAATAGAAAAGTACAATCCATCCATCATCACTGGTCTCAAGATGTACGATGAATTAACCATCCCCTATACCAAGAAGAAAAAAGATAGCACGGACACAGACTTGTCTGAAAGCAAGACTTCAGCGCCTCAACCCTCAAATCAGTCAAGTACTCATATTGTCAAGACAGGTGAAACACTCTTCGCTATTTCTAGAAACTACCAAATCCCGATTGATTCAATTATTCGATACAACCATCTCACCTCCAACAACATTGGCATTGGTGATACCTTATTGCTGAAACCCGAAAAATCAATCAAACCCGTTCCAAAAACAGCAGAAGTCAATACACTTCCTCTCAATACGGCGACTTACCACATCGTACAACCACAAGAGACCATGTTTGGTATTTCCAAGCAATATGGAGTCACACTAGATGAATTAACGACATGGAACCAGCTTCAATCTTACAATCTCAGTATTGGGCAAAAACTCATCGTGGCAAGTGGTGTACCACGGGAAGAAAAAGCTGAAACCAAGGACCCTCTCCTTATTCCCAAGAAAAAGAAATTTGCGCTTGACACGATCTATGTCAAGACGGACAATTCAGATATCAAAACCAAATCTAGTGTCAACGAGGCTGGGAAAACAGAGATCAAACAAGAGGGATTCGTGATGGAGATAGAAGACACAGATCATACCTCCAAATACCTCGCCTTACACAAACAAGCTGCTGTAGGCACCTTGATCCTCGTACAAAATCAAATGAATGGCAAAAAAGTATATGTACGTGTAGTGGGGGCATTGCCAGAAACAGGGTTGAATAAAAATGTGATGATGCGCATCTCTCATGCTGCCTTTGTTGGTTTGGGAGGAATAGATTCCAAGATCCCTGTGCTCACGCAATACACCAAAGAATGA
- a CDS encoding NfeD family protein: MKLRPIYFILWGCLLFSALQSYGQSDSTLVFLIKLQSEIDPRTNRYTELALDKANELNADYVVIEMDTYGGALTDADDIRTRVLEFEKPIYVYINKDAASAGALISIACDSIYMAAGASIGAATVVTQDGSAAPDKYQSYMRSIMRSTAEATGRNPLIAEAMVDQTIEVDSISTNGKVITFSTTEAIKYGFCEAQVKNIDEIMKRSGVSDYEVHEFELSTADKIIAIFINPFVSGILILVILGGIYFELQTPGVGFPLLAALLALILYFVPYYMNGLAEYWEILIFFVGVILIGLEIFVIPGFGVAGVSGIILSAGSLVLMMINNDFFDFSFVPDGEIATASLTTFVAVLGAVVLMFVGGAKFTESRAFKRIALQTVLDSKQGYSANFKKESLIGKEGVAYTILRPSGKVMIDDTLQDASSRGEYIDKDAKIVVIGEEGNYLKVKAVV; the protein is encoded by the coding sequence ATGAAACTTCGGCCTATCTACTTTATCCTATGGGGATGCTTACTCTTTTCTGCTTTACAAAGTTACGGGCAATCGGACAGTACTTTGGTTTTTTTGATCAAACTACAATCTGAAATCGACCCACGAACCAATCGCTATACAGAACTGGCGCTGGACAAAGCGAACGAGCTCAATGCTGACTATGTAGTCATCGAAATGGATACATATGGAGGGGCATTGACGGATGCCGATGACATACGTACCCGAGTTTTGGAATTCGAAAAACCGATCTACGTGTATATCAACAAGGATGCAGCATCTGCTGGAGCTTTGATCTCGATCGCTTGTGATAGCATCTATATGGCTGCAGGTGCGTCTATTGGGGCGGCAACTGTAGTGACCCAAGATGGTAGTGCAGCTCCAGATAAGTACCAATCTTATATGCGCTCCATTATGCGCTCAACCGCCGAGGCAACAGGTCGAAATCCATTGATCGCAGAAGCGATGGTGGATCAAACCATCGAGGTAGATAGCATCTCTACCAATGGTAAGGTGATTACTTTCTCTACGACCGAAGCGATCAAATATGGGTTCTGTGAAGCACAAGTCAAAAACATCGATGAGATCATGAAAAGATCAGGTGTGAGTGATTATGAAGTGCATGAGTTTGAATTGAGTACTGCTGACAAGATTATAGCGATCTTCATCAATCCTTTTGTGAGTGGAATCCTCATTTTGGTGATATTGGGAGGGATCTATTTTGAACTGCAAACTCCTGGAGTTGGGTTTCCTTTGCTGGCAGCTCTGCTGGCCCTGATCCTTTATTTTGTACCCTACTACATGAATGGTCTGGCGGAGTACTGGGAGATCTTGATCTTTTTTGTGGGGGTAATACTGATTGGGTTAGAGATTTTTGTGATTCCAGGATTTGGTGTAGCAGGAGTCTCTGGAATTATCTTGTCGGCTGGTTCTTTGGTACTGATGATGATCAACAACGATTTCTTTGACTTTTCATTTGTACCAGATGGAGAGATTGCTACAGCATCATTGACGACTTTTGTGGCTGTACTAGGTGCAGTGGTACTGATGTTTGTTGGAGGAGCAAAATTTACAGAATCGCGTGCGTTTAAGCGGATCGCGTTGCAAACTGTTTTGGATTCTAAGCAAGGGTATTCGGCTAATTTTAAGAAGGAATCATTGATTGGGAAGGAAGGGGTGGCTTATACGATTTTGAGACCCAGTGGAAAGGTCATGATCGATGATACCTTGCAAGACGCATCTAGTCGTGGAGAATACATTGACAAGGACGCCAAAATAGTGGTGATAGGAGAGGAGGGTAATTACTTAAAAGTAAAAGCAGTTGTATGA
- a CDS encoding nuclear transport factor 2 family protein, producing the protein MFLVSLLFILTIRSYGQEKEIGQLLNKWHLAAAHADLEAYFEFMADDGYYLGTDQFEVWTKDEFYGFCKPYFDQKKTWDFTVERRKIFLTEDKKTAWFEEVLSTWMGSCRGSGVLVLTEEGWKLKQYNLAVLVSNDDIQDYLKILKEK; encoded by the coding sequence ATGTTTTTAGTATCACTGTTGTTCATCTTGACGATACGTTCTTATGGCCAAGAGAAGGAAATCGGGCAGTTACTCAATAAGTGGCATTTGGCGGCAGCCCATGCTGATCTAGAGGCCTATTTTGAATTCATGGCAGACGATGGGTATTATTTGGGAACAGATCAATTTGAGGTTTGGACAAAGGATGAGTTTTATGGTTTTTGTAAACCCTATTTTGATCAGAAAAAGACTTGGGATTTTACTGTAGAGAGACGCAAGATTTTTCTTACTGAAGACAAGAAGACGGCTTGGTTTGAAGAAGTATTGTCTACATGGATGGGGTCTTGTCGTGGCTCTGGTGTGTTGGTACTGACAGAGGAAGGATGGAAGTTGAAACAATACAATTTGGCAGTATTGGTATCTAACGACGATATTCAAGACTATTTGAAAATATTAAAAGAGAAGTAA
- a CDS encoding LVIVD repeat-containing protein, whose product MKNLLKYIVLSMLSVVMVSCEDGDIGFEFDDQDVSTSGSIAKFYIDQTHLYVIEENSLSVFDITDFENMQVKAQVDINREVETIFRLGDVLYLGTTTGVLFYDISDPNLPSYLSSYNHFTGCDPVVSDGQYAYTTLRSNAGCGGGTNVLDVVDMSNLDNPVLVKSYEVASPYGLVLFDDYLFLAQGSNGMKVFDISDVSNAIEVGAYSDIKALDFIRDGQNIIIRTESGITQIAVNADASFSVLSQINY is encoded by the coding sequence ATGAAGAACCTACTAAAATATATCGTATTGTCAATGCTATCTGTAGTGATGGTTTCTTGTGAGGATGGCGACATTGGCTTTGAGTTTGATGACCAAGATGTGTCCACGAGTGGATCGATAGCCAAGTTTTACATCGACCAGACACACCTGTATGTGATTGAAGAGAACTCATTATCAGTGTTTGATATTACTGATTTCGAAAATATGCAAGTGAAGGCTCAAGTAGATATCAACCGTGAAGTGGAAACTATTTTTCGTCTGGGAGATGTTTTGTATTTGGGTACCACCACTGGTGTGTTGTTTTATGATATCAGCGATCCTAATCTACCAAGCTACCTATCTTCTTACAATCATTTTACAGGGTGTGATCCTGTGGTCTCTGATGGTCAGTATGCTTATACAACCTTGCGCAGCAATGCTGGTTGTGGCGGAGGGACCAATGTATTGGATGTAGTGGACATGTCAAATCTAGATAACCCAGTGTTGGTTAAGTCTTATGAAGTGGCATCACCTTATGGTTTAGTGCTATTCGATGACTATTTGTTCCTTGCTCAAGGAAGCAATGGAATGAAAGTCTTCGATATTTCAGATGTGAGCAACGCTATCGAAGTAGGCGCTTATAGCGATATCAAAGCTTTAGATTTTATCAGAGATGGCCAAAATATAATCATCAGAACTGAGTCAGGCATCACTCAAATCGCGGTAAATGCAGATGCTAGTTTCTCAGTGTTAAGCCAAATCAACTACTAA
- a CDS encoding HAD family hydrolase — MKRKLSEPFEAILFDMDGVIIDSEPICRTVIAAMLKDRGHVVSVELQNQYVGRKTSEMWADFITTFDLAEPVSALTAQSDNQYLELIKHSEMQPISGLIPLLDYFQSLNKKMIVASSATAYNIHLVLDKFALSHYFEGHVSSDEVKQAKPNPDIFLLAAKKLGVNPTDCLVIEDSRNGILAARAAGMSSVGYQNPHSGNQDLQLADAVVHSLSEIIALVN, encoded by the coding sequence ATGAAGCGAAAGCTTTCTGAGCCATTTGAGGCAATACTTTTTGATATGGATGGTGTTATCATTGACAGTGAGCCTATATGTCGTACTGTCATTGCCGCCATGTTGAAGGATCGTGGGCATGTAGTAAGCGTTGAATTACAAAATCAGTATGTAGGTAGGAAGACTTCTGAGATGTGGGCAGATTTTATTACGACATTCGATCTTGCCGAACCTGTATCAGCCCTCACTGCACAATCCGATAATCAATACCTTGAGTTGATCAAACATAGTGAGATGCAGCCAATCTCGGGGCTTATACCTCTACTGGACTATTTTCAATCCCTTAACAAAAAAATGATCGTAGCTTCTTCAGCTACTGCTTACAATATTCATTTAGTTTTAGATAAATTTGCCCTCTCTCACTATTTTGAAGGGCATGTAAGTAGCGATGAGGTCAAACAGGCAAAACCCAATCCTGATATTTTTTTGCTAGCAGCCAAAAAACTTGGTGTAAACCCAACGGACTGTTTGGTGATTGAAGATTCGAGAAATGGTATTCTCGCAGCTCGTGCTGCAGGTATGTCATCTGTCGGGTATCAAAATCCCCATTCGGGCAATCAGGATTTACAATTAGCAGATGCTGTAGTACATTCATTGAGCGAGATCATTGCTCTCGTCAACTAA
- the pgi gene encoding glucose-6-phosphate isomerase — translation MFPKVNPALTDSWSELEEHYEKISGEPIIDMFKNDPERFSKFSIQWKEFLVDYSKNIINDESMSLLMKLAKECELKDAIEAMFTGEKINETEDRAVLHTALRSNSTEPLKVDGQDIRPLIQTELKKVESFANKFHAGELKGYSGKKLNTIVNIGIGGSDLGPYMVTEALKPYSVEGIKAYFVSNVDGSHLHQVLKQVNPEETIFIVASKTFTTQETMTNAQSAKDWFLGHAKNEAEIAKHFIALSTNKASVEAFGIDSKNMFEFWDWVGGRYSLWSSIGASIALTVGFKNFKELLNGAEAMDLHFRETPFDKNLPVIMALLGIWYNNFFGAESHAILPYDQYMHRFASYLQQGDMESNGKFVDRNGEPIAIQTGPVIWGEPGTNGQHAFYQLIHQGTKLIASDFIAAAQSQNPMGDHHPKLLANFFAQTEALMKGKIEDQVINELLKEGKEEEEIEALLPFKVFEGNQPTNSILIKKITPFNLGALIAMYEHKIFVQGVIWNVFSFDQWGVELGKQLAGQILPELKGDEKVASHDASTNGLINQWKAWR, via the coding sequence ATGTTTCCAAAAGTAAATCCTGCGCTAACCGATTCATGGTCTGAACTAGAAGAGCACTATGAAAAAATATCTGGTGAACCGATCATCGATATGTTCAAAAATGACCCAGAGCGCTTCTCAAAGTTTTCGATCCAATGGAAGGAGTTTCTGGTGGATTACTCAAAAAATATCATCAACGATGAATCCATGTCGCTGCTGATGAAGCTGGCCAAAGAATGCGAACTGAAAGACGCAATCGAGGCGATGTTTACAGGAGAAAAAATCAACGAAACAGAAGACAGAGCAGTATTGCACACCGCTTTGAGAAGCAACAGTACTGAGCCGTTGAAAGTGGATGGTCAAGACATCAGACCTCTGATCCAAACTGAGTTGAAGAAAGTAGAATCTTTCGCTAATAAATTTCATGCTGGGGAGCTCAAAGGTTATTCTGGGAAGAAATTAAACACCATCGTCAACATTGGGATTGGTGGTTCTGATTTGGGCCCATATATGGTGACAGAGGCATTGAAACCATACAGCGTAGAAGGTATCAAAGCCTATTTCGTATCCAATGTGGATGGATCTCACCTGCATCAAGTACTCAAGCAAGTAAATCCAGAAGAAACTATCTTTATCGTGGCTTCTAAGACATTTACGACACAAGAAACGATGACCAATGCGCAGTCTGCCAAGGATTGGTTCTTGGGACATGCTAAAAATGAAGCGGAAATTGCGAAGCATTTTATCGCATTGTCTACTAACAAAGCATCTGTAGAAGCGTTTGGTATTGATTCCAAAAACATGTTTGAGTTTTGGGATTGGGTAGGAGGTAGATACTCTCTATGGTCATCGATCGGGGCGTCTATTGCTTTGACAGTTGGATTCAAAAACTTCAAAGAACTTCTAAATGGTGCAGAAGCAATGGATCTTCATTTCAGGGAAACTCCATTTGATAAGAATTTGCCTGTGATCATGGCTTTGTTGGGGATTTGGTACAACAATTTCTTTGGTGCGGAATCACATGCGATTCTACCATACGATCAGTATATGCACCGTTTTGCAAGTTACTTGCAGCAAGGAGACATGGAAAGCAACGGTAAGTTTGTAGATAGAAATGGAGAGCCAATCGCAATCCAAACAGGCCCAGTGATCTGGGGAGAGCCCGGTACCAATGGTCAGCACGCATTTTACCAATTGATACACCAAGGTACCAAGTTGATCGCATCGGACTTCATTGCAGCAGCTCAAAGCCAAAACCCAATGGGAGATCATCATCCTAAGTTGTTGGCTAACTTTTTTGCACAGACGGAGGCTTTGATGAAAGGAAAAATCGAAGACCAAGTCATCAACGAATTGCTCAAAGAGGGCAAAGAAGAAGAGGAAATTGAAGCATTGTTGCCATTCAAGGTATTTGAAGGCAATCAGCCGACCAACTCTATTTTGATTAAGAAAATCACACCATTCAACTTGGGTGCTTTGATCGCCATGTACGAACACAAGATATTCGTCCAAGGAGTGATTTGGAACGTATTCAGTTTTGATCAGTGGGGCGTGGAGTTAGGCAAGCAATTGGCGGGTCAAATTTTGCCAGAGCTCAAAGGCGATGAGAAAGTCGCGTCACATGATGCCTCTACCAACGGGTTGATCAATCAGTGGAAAGCTTGGAGATAA
- a CDS encoding methylglyoxal synthase — translation MKIAVIAHDGKKAEMVGFLLENKEKLEGAEICATGTTGSHAERGGLVVTKYLSGPVGGDAQIATLVAEKKLDVVLFFRDPLGKHAHEPDIQMLMRLCDVHNIPLATNPAGAQLLLDGLYQKGV, via the coding sequence ATGAAGATAGCAGTAATAGCACATGATGGAAAGAAAGCTGAAATGGTTGGTTTTCTATTGGAGAACAAAGAGAAGCTAGAAGGAGCGGAGATTTGTGCTACAGGGACTACAGGTAGTCATGCCGAAAGAGGTGGATTGGTCGTGACTAAATATCTATCAGGACCAGTAGGAGGTGATGCACAGATTGCAACTTTGGTCGCAGAGAAGAAGTTGGATGTTGTGCTTTTCTTTCGTGACCCACTGGGCAAGCACGCCCATGAGCCAGACATCCAGATGCTGATGAGATTGTGTGATGTACACAACATTCCTTTGGCTACCAATCCTGCAGGAGCACAGTTGCTCTTGGATGGTTTGTATCAAAAGGGCGTTTGA